One Brassica napus cultivar Da-Ae chromosome A5, Da-Ae, whole genome shotgun sequence DNA window includes the following coding sequences:
- the LOC106454531 gene encoding precursor of CEP15-like, which translates to MDERKIKLHVLLLSFILISIAPSIHGFKMRGITRSEPEAFHGGKYFPTMKSRKLMATKLEVDYSGDYDDGASSASPSPPVPDYDDDIYKRQGDVPSPGIGH; encoded by the coding sequence ATGGATGAAAGGAAAATTAAGCTTCACGTTTTGTTACTCTCGTTCATACTCATCTCCATAGCTCCTTCGATTCACGGATTCAAAATGAGAGGCATTACTAGATCTGAGCCGGAAGCATTTCACGGCGGAAAGTATTTCCCGACAATGAAGAGCAGGAAGTTGATGGCTACGAAACTGGAAGTTGATTATTCAGGTGATTATGATGATGGAGCCTCTTCAGCATCACCATCACCACCAGTGCCtgattatgatgatgatatCTATAAAAGGCAAGGTGATGTCCCAAGCCCCGGTATTGGCCACTGA
- the LOC106454530 gene encoding mini-chromosome maintenance complex-binding protein-like, producing MEMATDAQMLIFSEGKSNIMPADLVVPFQPSQVNSLQVITPETAEAWRCYLATCKSLSNSIGEELQQVLENDLVELRQTDRSLGSQDLSRLLTMARMMSVSYGETTLSLEDWQMVLELERLRKERLK from the exons ATGGAAATGGCCACTGACGCTCAAATGCTCATCTTCTCCGAGGGGAAATCGAACATAATGCCTGCTGATTTGGTTGTACCGTTTCAACCTTCCCAAGTGAACTCATTGCAAGTCATCACACCAGAAACAGCAGAAGCTTGGAGGTGTTACTTAGCTACTTGCAAATCGTTATCCAACTCCATTGGGGAGGAGTTGCAACAGGTACTGGAGaatgatttggttgaattaaGGCAAACGGATCGTAGTTTAGGCAGCCAAGACTTGAGCAG ATTGTTGACAATGGCTCGCATGATGTCTGTGAGTTATGGGGAGACCACTCTTTCGCTAGAGGACTGGCAAATGGTGTTGGAACTAGAAAGACTAAGAAAGGAGAGGCTCAAGTAA
- the LOC106454529 gene encoding macro domain-containing protein VPA0103 yields the protein MASGAVFNLSDSSLLKILQGDITEWSVDASSDAIVNPANKRMLGGGGADGAIHRAAGPQMRAACYDIPEVRPGVRCPTGEARITPGFNLHASHVIHTVGPVYYSDVNPRESLTSSYRNSLIVAKENNIKYIAFPAISCGINGYPSDEAAVIGISTIKEFANDFKEVHFIMSADDIYNVWVNKANEMLQEA from the exons ATGGCTTCTGGAGCTGTTTTCAATTTGTCTGATTCTAGTCTTCTCAAAATCCTTCAAGGTGACATCACCGAGTGGTCCGTGGATGCGTCCTCCGATGCTATT GTCAATCCAGCAAACAAGCGAATGCTAGGTGGTGGTGGCGCCGACGGAG CAATACATAGAGCTGCTGGGCCACAGATGAGAGCAGCATGCTATGACATCCCTGAAGTTCGTCCTGGAGTGCGTTGTCCAACTGGTGAAGCAAGAATCACACC GGGTTTCAACTTGCATGCATCTCATGTGATCCACACTGTTGGACCCGTCTATTACTCAGACGTCAACCCTAGAGAGTCCCTCACCAGCTCTTACAG AAATAGTCTTATAGTGGCGAAGGAAAACAACATCAAGTACATTGCATTTCCTGCCATATCTTGTGGGATTAATGG ataTCCTTCTGATGAAGCTGCTGTGATCGGTATATCAACGATCAAAGAATTCGCCAATGACTTTAAAGAG GTGCATTTTATTATGTCCGCGGACGATATTTATAACGTGTGGGTAAACAAAGCAAATGAGATGCTACAAGAAGCTTAA